The following proteins are co-located in the Nonlabens ponticola genome:
- the dnaA gene encoding chromosomal replication initiator protein DnaA, translating to MASTAESVWENCLTFIKDNINPQAYRTWFAPIKAVKLTDTALSIQVPSRFFYEWLEEHYIKLLKTALTKELGEGAKLIYAIKMENALKGMEPFTEKIPSSNRAIKNSQSVDAPVRSKSPELKNPFVIPGIRNVKIESQLNPSYNFDSFLEGDSNRLARSAGMAVANKPGGTSFNPLLIFGGVGLGKTHLAHAIGVGIKENYPDKTVLYISAEKFTQQFIESVRKNNRNDFIHFYQIVDVLIVDDIQFFAGKAGTQDVFFHIFNHLHQNGKQVILTSDKKPVDMQDIEQRLLSRFKWGLSAELNHPDYETRVSIIKNKLYRDGVEMDEDIINYLADNIKTNIRELEGAIISLIAHSSFNRKEITIELAKKIVENYVKNTKREISIDQIQKVVSDYFQMDVETLQSKTRKRHIVQARQLAMYFSKKMTKASLASIGSQIGKRDHATVLHACKTVDNLASTDKQFNKYVEDLRKKLSN from the coding sequence ATGGCATCGACGGCAGAATCGGTATGGGAAAATTGTCTCACGTTTATAAAGGACAATATAAACCCGCAAGCATATAGAACATGGTTTGCTCCTATTAAAGCCGTTAAGCTTACTGATACCGCTTTAAGTATTCAGGTACCTAGCCGTTTTTTCTATGAATGGTTAGAAGAGCACTACATCAAATTATTAAAGACGGCCCTTACAAAAGAGCTAGGTGAAGGTGCAAAATTGATCTATGCGATTAAAATGGAAAATGCCCTAAAAGGCATGGAACCATTTACCGAAAAGATTCCTAGTAGCAATCGTGCGATCAAAAATTCACAATCAGTAGATGCGCCAGTGCGCAGTAAAAGTCCAGAGCTCAAGAACCCATTTGTGATTCCTGGAATACGTAATGTAAAGATTGAGTCACAACTTAATCCATCGTATAATTTTGATAGCTTTCTAGAAGGTGATTCAAATAGATTAGCTCGTAGCGCAGGTATGGCCGTAGCCAATAAGCCAGGTGGTACTTCTTTTAATCCGTTATTGATATTTGGTGGTGTAGGATTGGGTAAGACACACCTTGCTCATGCCATAGGTGTAGGCATCAAGGAAAACTATCCTGACAAGACAGTCTTATATATAAGTGCAGAGAAATTTACACAGCAGTTTATAGAGTCTGTACGTAAGAATAACAGAAATGATTTTATTCACTTCTATCAGATCGTCGATGTGTTGATCGTGGATGACATACAGTTTTTTGCTGGTAAGGCAGGAACGCAAGACGTCTTCTTCCACATATTCAATCACTTGCATCAAAATGGCAAGCAGGTAATTCTTACTAGCGATAAGAAGCCAGTGGACATGCAAGATATAGAGCAGCGCCTATTGTCACGTTTTAAATGGGGTTTAAGTGCAGAGCTTAACCATCCTGATTATGAAACTCGTGTATCCATCATCAAGAACAAACTATACCGCGACGGTGTAGAAATGGATGAGGACATCATCAACTACCTTGCAGATAACATCAAGACTAACATACGTGAGTTGGAAGGTGCTATCATTTCGTTGATTGCTCACTCTTCTTTTAACCGCAAGGAAATCACGATAGAACTAGCTAAAAAAATAGTTGAGAACTACGTTAAGAATACCAAGCGTGAAATAAGTATTGATCAAATCCAGAAAGTGGTAAGTGATTACTTCCAGATGGATGTGGAGACGTTGCAATCTAAAACTAGAAAGCGTCATATTGTACAAGCAAGACAACTAGCTATGTACTTTTCCAAAAAAATGACCAAAGCTTCACTTGCAAGCATAGGTTCTCAAATAGGAAAACGCGATCACGCTACCGTGTTACACGCTTGTAAAACGGTTGATAATCTTGCCAGTACAGATAAACAATTCAATAAGTACGTAGAAGACCTGCGTAAAAAACTGTCTAACTAG
- a CDS encoding acyl-CoA thioesterase: MEQARLEWLNNLGFSYQKMEEDGILLPVYQIDIKYKNPIKFGDQIKVKTTLRNIPTTRVEFEYEISNNSNQICATASLTLVFTDAKTFRPRKPLESFLEKCKKMSWDD; the protein is encoded by the coding sequence ATGGAACAAGCTAGACTTGAGTGGTTGAATAATTTAGGTTTTTCCTATCAAAAAATGGAGGAAGATGGCATCCTTTTACCTGTGTATCAAATAGACATAAAGTATAAAAATCCGATTAAGTTTGGTGATCAAATTAAGGTTAAAACTACCCTTAGGAATATCCCTACAACTAGGGTAGAGTTTGAGTATGAAATTAGCAATAACAGTAACCAGATTTGCGCTACGGCAAGTCTAACGCTTGTGTTCACTGATGCCAAAACTTTTAGACCCAGAAAACCGTTAGAATCCTTTCTTGAAAAATGTAAAAAAATGTCTTGGGACGATTAA
- a CDS encoding pyridoxamine 5'-phosphate oxidase family protein yields MREDLQEFFDKVVTELRTGMVKRGHPYKYVTLATIDSKNSPVLRTVVLRQITQDLIGTIYTDSRSNKVVHIETNSSASILAYHKGKKLQVSLSGTLMKIEDQEHIKALFHKVNPNALKDYTTATAPGSTIGDPSQVTYNPRLLNYFQPLEFVTSFIEVLQLQDPLHHRARFVKQPDGSWNGDWLTP; encoded by the coding sequence ATGAGAGAAGATTTACAAGAATTTTTCGATAAAGTGGTTACAGAACTTAGAACCGGAATGGTAAAAAGAGGCCATCCCTATAAATATGTCACTCTCGCTACCATTGATTCAAAAAACTCACCTGTTTTGCGTACCGTGGTTCTTAGACAAATTACCCAAGATTTGATAGGAACCATTTATACCGATTCTCGATCTAACAAAGTGGTACACATAGAAACCAACAGCAGTGCAAGTATACTTGCCTACCATAAAGGGAAGAAGTTGCAAGTCTCACTCTCTGGAACATTAATGAAGATTGAGGATCAGGAACACATCAAAGCATTATTTCATAAAGTAAATCCCAACGCTTTAAAGGATTATACTACAGCTACTGCACCAGGTTCTACAATTGGCGATCCATCGCAAGTGACCTATAATCCTAGGTTGCTCAATTATTTCCAACCGCTTGAGTTTGTGACTAGTTTTATTGAAGTATTGCAATTGCAAGATCCGTTGCATCACCGTGCACGTTTTGTAAAACAGCCCGATGGATCGTGGAATGGTGACTGGCTCACTCCTTAA
- a CDS encoding IMPACT family protein: MSADSYLTITEATQEVLHKDRGSKFYGHVFPLNDEQDVPGLIAPLRNKYPKAGHHCYAWKLGAGEDHYRSNDDGEPNHSAGDPILSQVNAYEVSDVLVVVSRIFGGTKLGVGGLIQAYREAARLSLESARLMRRLITSEVQIDFEYAQMSQVMRFIDANNYTIKQQELTHTCRMIIAVPQSQQEEVVEEVNKMYPITGVAVD, from the coding sequence ATGAGTGCAGACAGCTACTTGACGATTACAGAAGCAACGCAAGAAGTTTTGCACAAGGATCGTGGTAGTAAATTCTATGGACACGTATTTCCCTTAAACGATGAGCAAGATGTCCCAGGATTGATAGCGCCCTTACGCAATAAATATCCTAAGGCTGGTCATCATTGCTATGCATGGAAACTAGGCGCTGGCGAGGATCATTACCGATCCAATGACGATGGTGAACCCAATCACAGCGCTGGCGATCCTATATTATCTCAAGTCAATGCCTATGAGGTGAGTGATGTTTTGGTGGTTGTTTCAAGAATTTTTGGTGGGACAAAGTTGGGAGTTGGCGGTTTGATACAGGCCTATCGTGAGGCCGCAAGATTAAGTTTAGAATCCGCAAGATTGATGCGACGATTGATTACCAGCGAGGTGCAGATCGATTTTGAATACGCGCAAATGAGCCAAGTGATGCGCTTTATAGACGCCAATAACTACACCATTAAACAACAAGAACTTACACATACCTGTCGCATGATTATTGCCGTTCCTCAATCGCAACAGGAAGAAGTTGTTGAAGAAGTCAATAAAATGTACCCAATAACAGGCGTGGCAGTTGATTAA
- a CDS encoding EamA family transporter: protein MMWLILSIATSSLLYVIFKYFSVFKVNTLHAIVINYLVAAITGYFMYQGDTSISSIPEANWLVYAAGLGILFFSIFNVMALTSQKNGLSVAAVASKMSLVIPVVFGIWVYEESLGLLKIAGILLALVAVYLASLKKKSGIDLTKGYLALPIILFIGSGVIDTTLKYAEKNHVPSGDEPLFSATCFAIAFIVGTLVLVYEAFKGNYLNGRSILAGIVLGVPNYFSIFFIIRALKTDMESSVVFPINHVGTVLFTAALGILIFKERLIPKNYIGIGVAVAAIILIAFAKA from the coding sequence ATGATGTGGTTGATTCTTAGCATCGCGACATCTAGTCTGCTGTATGTGATTTTCAAATATTTCAGTGTATTTAAAGTAAATACGCTGCACGCTATTGTGATTAATTATCTAGTTGCTGCGATTACTGGATATTTTATGTATCAAGGCGATACATCAATATCCAGCATTCCTGAGGCTAACTGGCTCGTGTACGCAGCAGGTTTAGGCATTTTATTCTTCAGCATTTTTAATGTCATGGCACTCACGAGTCAAAAAAATGGCCTGTCGGTCGCGGCAGTCGCTAGCAAGATGTCACTGGTGATTCCAGTGGTTTTTGGCATTTGGGTGTACGAGGAATCTTTGGGATTGCTCAAAATCGCAGGAATACTTCTCGCTCTGGTGGCCGTTTACCTGGCTAGCCTCAAGAAAAAGAGCGGCATTGATTTAACCAAAGGTTATCTGGCGTTACCTATCATTCTATTTATAGGTAGTGGCGTGATCGACACCACACTCAAATATGCAGAAAAGAATCATGTTCCTTCTGGCGACGAGCCGTTGTTTAGCGCGACTTGTTTTGCGATTGCCTTTATCGTGGGTACGCTTGTGCTAGTATATGAAGCGTTCAAGGGCAACTATTTGAACGGCCGATCTATTCTCGCTGGAATTGTTTTGGGCGTTCCCAACTATTTCTCGATATTTTTCATCATCCGCGCATTAAAGACTGATATGGAGAGTAGTGTGGTTTTCCCGATTAATCATGTGGGTACCGTTCTTTTTACAGCTGCCCTGGGAATATTGATCTTTAAGGAACGGTTGATTCCTAAGAATTACATAGGTATAGGTGTCGCAGTAGCGGCTATTATTTTGATAGCTTTCGCGAAAGCGTAA
- the ribD gene encoding bifunctional diaminohydroxyphosphoribosylaminopyrimidine deaminase/5-amino-6-(5-phosphoribosylamino)uracil reductase RibD: MAKPIFASMSQHDKFMQRCLDIASNGLGTTYPNPLVGSVIVGENGDILGEGFHYKSGQPHAEVNAIKDAEQRGWNDSAFAKATLYVNLEPCSHHGKTPPCADLIVRKGFNKVVVGTLDPHKKVAGRGVQLLRDSNIEVITDVLVEECNQLNKRFFTYHKNHRPFIVLKWAQTADGFIAPVKRDKREPVWITNKYSRQLVHKLRAQEQSILVGTNTLVADNPSLTVRDWSGINPTRIVLDAKGNLDVHSNIYNKEAPTINIDPSNGFENIIKSLYEHQLQSVIIEGGRKTLDLFIENDCWDEIHQFMGAKIYFKEGISAPIIPKNAIMKSRQLIKDDVYKIFSRS, from the coding sequence ATGGCAAAACCTATTTTTGCGAGCATGTCTCAACACGATAAATTCATGCAACGCTGCCTAGATATAGCCAGCAATGGTTTAGGAACTACCTATCCCAATCCTTTGGTAGGTAGTGTGATTGTTGGTGAAAATGGCGACATTCTTGGAGAAGGTTTTCATTACAAATCAGGTCAACCGCATGCCGAAGTCAACGCGATCAAAGATGCAGAGCAGCGAGGCTGGAACGATTCCGCTTTCGCGAAAGCTACCTTATACGTAAACCTAGAACCATGTTCACATCATGGCAAAACGCCACCATGTGCAGACCTCATCGTGCGCAAAGGATTCAACAAAGTGGTCGTAGGAACACTGGATCCACACAAGAAAGTTGCGGGTCGCGGCGTGCAATTATTACGCGACTCAAACATAGAGGTGATAACAGATGTCCTGGTAGAAGAATGCAACCAATTAAACAAACGATTTTTTACTTACCATAAAAATCACCGTCCATTTATAGTTTTGAAATGGGCACAAACTGCAGACGGTTTCATAGCGCCAGTAAAGCGAGACAAACGTGAGCCAGTCTGGATCACTAATAAGTACTCAAGGCAACTCGTACACAAACTGCGCGCACAGGAACAATCAATTCTTGTAGGTACCAACACCTTAGTTGCAGATAACCCAAGTCTAACCGTTCGCGATTGGAGTGGCATTAATCCTACACGCATCGTACTTGACGCCAAAGGAAATCTTGACGTACATAGCAACATCTATAACAAGGAAGCGCCAACTATTAATATTGATCCTAGCAACGGCTTTGAGAATATTATTAAATCTCTATATGAGCATCAACTTCAATCAGTTATCATAGAAGGTGGTCGCAAGACACTGGATCTATTTATAGAAAACGATTGTTGGGATGAAATCCACCAATTCATGGGTGCCAAAATCTATTTCAAAGAAGGTATTAGTGCACCAATCATTCCCAAAAATGCAATCATGAAATCAAGACAGCTCATTAAAGACGACGTGTATAAAATCTTCTCACGCTCATGA
- a CDS encoding GNAT family N-acetyltransferase has protein sequence MRIRPIKPQDNEAVKVIIQSVIMEHGAPKEGTAYSDAATQSMYAAYQKPRAAYFVLESVGKIMGVAGVAELDNYDGNVCELQKMYFLPEARGKGHGKKMIELCMATARKFKYQRMYLETMDNMYDAQGLYKRVGFSMLDKPMGGTGHYSCPIHMILDL, from the coding sequence ATGAGAATACGACCTATAAAGCCGCAGGATAACGAGGCTGTAAAAGTTATTATACAAAGTGTCATCATGGAGCATGGTGCACCTAAAGAAGGTACTGCTTACAGTGATGCTGCAACCCAATCTATGTATGCGGCATATCAAAAACCACGAGCAGCATATTTCGTTCTAGAAAGCGTAGGAAAAATCATGGGCGTTGCTGGAGTAGCTGAGCTGGATAACTATGATGGTAACGTTTGCGAATTACAAAAAATGTATTTCCTGCCTGAAGCTAGAGGTAAAGGTCATGGTAAGAAGATGATTGAGCTATGCATGGCTACCGCTCGCAAATTTAAATATCAGCGCATGTATCTAGAGACCATGGATAATATGTATGATGCACAAGGATTGTACAAACGTGTGGGTTTTTCTATGCTGGATAAGCCAATGGGCGGCACTGGTCATTATAGTTGTCCCATTCACATGATACTAGATTTATAA
- the prmC gene encoding peptide chain release factor N(5)-glutamine methyltransferase, whose product MTLQDTEKTYRDRLQELYPVEEIDSILKIVCEDLLNWSRADIMIRGAEPLTHLNEQLLLNALAELETGKPVQHITGKSHFSGHVFTVNDQVLIPRQETEELVDWVIKDYRKHPKVTILDIGTGSGCIGISLAATLKESKVTLADISPEALKVAMNNSQNVLKDNKVEQKQLDILQIENLPFYDVIVSNPPYVRELEKSELHTNVLDHDPSLALFVPNSDALKFYSAILKLAKPHFKTVVYFEINQYLGNQMKELAASLGFEYELRQDLNRNDRMMKCWQEQISQD is encoded by the coding sequence ATGACGCTTCAAGACACTGAAAAAACATATCGTGATCGACTACAGGAATTATATCCTGTTGAAGAGATTGATTCTATCCTCAAAATTGTATGCGAGGATTTACTCAACTGGAGTCGTGCAGACATCATGATACGCGGTGCGGAACCACTTACTCACTTAAATGAGCAACTACTTCTCAATGCACTTGCGGAGCTAGAGACAGGAAAACCAGTGCAACACATCACAGGCAAATCCCATTTTTCCGGTCACGTATTTACCGTCAATGATCAAGTGTTAATTCCACGTCAGGAGACTGAAGAACTAGTAGATTGGGTAATCAAGGATTACCGCAAACATCCTAAGGTCACAATTCTTGATATAGGAACAGGCTCTGGTTGTATAGGAATAAGCCTAGCAGCAACTTTAAAAGAATCTAAGGTCACGCTGGCAGACATTTCGCCAGAAGCCCTAAAAGTTGCTATGAACAATTCTCAGAATGTTCTCAAGGATAACAAAGTAGAGCAAAAGCAACTAGATATCTTACAGATAGAAAATCTGCCTTTCTACGATGTTATTGTTAGCAATCCGCCGTATGTGCGAGAACTTGAAAAATCAGAATTACATACCAACGTACTGGATCACGACCCATCGTTGGCCTTGTTTGTTCCTAATAGCGATGCGCTCAAGTTTTATAGTGCGATATTAAAGCTAGCAAAGCCACATTTTAAAACAGTCGTGTACTTTGAGATCAATCAATATTTAGGCAATCAAATGAAGGAACTAGCGGCGAGTTTGGGATTTGAGTATGAGCTGCGGCAAGACCTAAATCGCAATGACCGCATGATGAAATGCTGGCAAGAACAAATCTCACAAGATTAA
- the ligA gene encoding NAD-dependent DNA ligase LigA, with amino-acid sequence MEIKKQIETLRAELRQYNYEYYVQDNASVSDFEFDKKLEQLKALEASHPEFADLSSPSLRVGGEITKNFKTVKHINRMYSLDNSYDENDLKDWETRNRKIVDGDIQYVCELKYDGASISLHYEQGKFVQAVTRGDGSQGDDVTANVRTIKSVPLQLQGDNIPEKFEIRGEIVLPWDGFHKMNEEREEQGLELYRNPRNTASGSLKLQDSSVVASRPLECLLYQLVGDNLPFETQYAGLEAARSWGFKVPQESELVSGVDGVLDYVQKWDERRKDLPYETDGVVIKINSLRQQEELGFTAKAPRWAMAYKFSAEQVSTILEEITYQVGRTGAITPVANLQPVEISGTTVKRASLHNADQIERLDIRVNDTVHVEKGGEIIPKIVAVDLLQRPDYSEPTTYATHCPECNTALERKAGEAQHFCPNDIGCPPQIKGRIQHFISRKAMDIDGIGSETVDQLVEAGMINNYADLYDLTADDILPLERMAQKSAENLVQGVEASKQVEFERVLFALGIRYVGETVAKKLAHHYNSMDKLMAMPASDDSESDDLFSSVDDGSAFAKAEKIQELIAIPEIGERIAESVVDFITDEKHREIIGRLKHHGLNMKLSEKQLEGQTDILASKSIVVSGVFEMSRTDLKKLIEKNGGKVSSSISSKTDYLIRGEKMGPSKLEKAEKLGVEMISEAEFLELIAN; translated from the coding sequence ATGGAAATAAAGAAGCAAATAGAAACACTGCGAGCAGAATTAAGGCAATACAATTATGAATATTATGTACAGGATAATGCCAGCGTTTCTGATTTTGAATTTGATAAAAAACTAGAGCAACTCAAAGCGCTAGAAGCTTCACATCCAGAGTTTGCAGATCTATCAAGTCCTAGCTTGAGAGTAGGTGGTGAAATCACTAAAAACTTTAAAACCGTCAAGCATATCAATCGCATGTACTCGCTTGACAACTCTTATGATGAGAACGATCTCAAGGATTGGGAAACACGCAATAGAAAGATAGTGGATGGCGATATCCAATATGTTTGCGAGTTGAAATACGACGGTGCAAGTATTAGCCTGCACTATGAGCAAGGCAAGTTTGTCCAGGCCGTAACTCGCGGTGACGGCTCACAAGGTGACGATGTAACAGCAAATGTGCGTACCATCAAATCAGTACCGTTACAACTACAAGGCGATAACATCCCAGAAAAATTTGAGATACGAGGCGAGATCGTTTTGCCATGGGATGGATTTCATAAAATGAATGAGGAACGAGAGGAACAAGGTCTAGAACTGTATCGCAATCCGCGTAATACGGCTAGCGGTAGTTTGAAATTACAGGATAGTAGTGTCGTCGCTTCAAGGCCGTTAGAATGTTTGCTTTATCAGTTGGTTGGTGACAATTTGCCTTTTGAAACCCAATACGCAGGATTAGAAGCAGCACGTTCTTGGGGCTTTAAAGTGCCGCAGGAAAGTGAATTGGTAAGCGGTGTTGATGGCGTTCTTGATTATGTTCAAAAATGGGATGAGCGTCGCAAGGATTTACCGTATGAAACTGATGGCGTTGTAATTAAAATCAATAGTCTTAGACAACAGGAAGAACTAGGTTTTACAGCCAAAGCACCTAGGTGGGCGATGGCCTATAAGTTTAGTGCAGAGCAAGTATCAACCATTCTTGAGGAAATAACCTATCAAGTGGGCCGTACGGGCGCGATCACGCCTGTGGCAAATTTGCAGCCTGTAGAGATATCGGGAACTACCGTGAAACGAGCTAGTCTGCACAACGCTGATCAAATAGAGCGATTGGATATAAGAGTCAATGATACCGTCCATGTGGAAAAAGGTGGCGAGATTATCCCTAAAATTGTTGCTGTAGATTTACTACAACGACCAGATTATAGCGAGCCAACAACCTATGCAACGCATTGTCCAGAATGTAATACAGCCTTAGAACGTAAAGCTGGCGAGGCGCAACATTTTTGTCCCAATGACATAGGTTGCCCACCACAAATTAAGGGTCGCATCCAGCATTTTATTTCACGCAAGGCAATGGATATTGACGGCATTGGTTCAGAGACGGTCGATCAATTGGTTGAAGCAGGAATGATCAATAATTATGCAGATTTGTATGATCTAACCGCTGATGACATCTTACCGCTGGAACGCATGGCACAAAAAAGCGCAGAAAATCTAGTGCAAGGTGTAGAGGCAAGCAAACAAGTAGAGTTTGAGCGCGTGCTATTTGCTTTGGGAATACGATATGTGGGTGAAACGGTCGCCAAAAAACTAGCGCATCACTACAATAGCATGGACAAACTCATGGCCATGCCGGCATCAGATGATTCAGAGTCTGACGACTTATTTAGTAGTGTAGACGATGGTTCCGCTTTCGCGAAAGCAGAAAAAATACAAGAGTTAATTGCAATTCCAGAAATAGGAGAACGCATTGCAGAATCGGTTGTAGATTTTATTACGGACGAGAAACATCGCGAAATAATCGGGCGTTTGAAACATCATGGACTCAATATGAAGTTAAGCGAGAAGCAGCTGGAAGGTCAAACAGATATTCTGGCAAGTAAAAGCATCGTCGTCTCTGGAGTATTTGAAATGTCTCGAACCGACCTCAAAAAGCTCATCGAGAAAAATGGTGGTAAAGTAAGCAGCTCAATCTCATCAAAAACAGACTACCTCATAAGAGGTGAAAAAATGGGCCCATCAAAACTTGAAAAAGCTGAGAAGTTAGGTGTAGAGATGATCAGTGAGGCTGAGTTTCTAGAATTGATTGCCAACTAA
- a CDS encoding bifunctional metallophosphatase/5'-nucleotidase has product MQRRKFIKNTTAGMMVGAGLWSNTAIANGFFSSTIEADKSLRTKKITILHTNDTHSHIEPINGGRNDGRGGVARRAALINKVRAENPNTLLLDCGDIFQGTPYFNFFGGELEIKLMTMMGYDAATIGNHDFDNGIDGLYKQLPHADFDFVISNYDFSNTIMDGKTRTHRVFVKDDVRIGLFGIGIELQGLVAPSMYKETQYLDPVERARDMVKMLREEENCDLVICMSHLGYSYRGDKVSDISLAKATSGIDLIIGGHTHTFLDKPELVTNAAGKTVMVNQVGCYGINVGRIDFYMNQGNLEAGSEVVYEI; this is encoded by the coding sequence ATCCAACGCAGAAAATTTATTAAAAACACCACCGCTGGAATGATGGTAGGTGCTGGTTTGTGGAGCAATACAGCCATAGCAAATGGATTTTTTAGTTCAACTATTGAAGCAGACAAATCACTAAGAACTAAAAAAATCACCATCCTACACACTAACGATACTCATTCTCACATTGAGCCCATCAACGGTGGTCGCAATGATGGTCGTGGTGGCGTTGCCCGTCGAGCAGCATTGATAAATAAAGTAAGAGCAGAAAATCCAAACACACTGTTGTTGGACTGTGGTGATATCTTTCAGGGCACGCCTTATTTCAACTTTTTTGGTGGTGAATTAGAGATTAAACTCATGACCATGATGGGATATGACGCGGCAACTATAGGGAATCATGATTTTGATAATGGTATTGATGGTCTTTACAAACAATTACCGCATGCTGATTTTGATTTTGTCATCTCCAATTATGATTTCTCAAACACCATCATGGATGGGAAGACTAGAACGCATCGTGTTTTTGTTAAAGATGACGTGCGTATAGGACTTTTTGGTATTGGTATTGAATTGCAAGGATTAGTTGCTCCTAGCATGTATAAGGAAACTCAATACCTTGATCCTGTAGAACGTGCTCGCGATATGGTCAAAATGCTGCGCGAGGAAGAAAACTGCGATCTTGTGATTTGCATGTCGCACTTAGGATATAGCTATCGCGGCGATAAAGTGAGTGACATCTCTCTCGCCAAAGCCACCAGCGGCATCGACCTGATCATAGGTGGTCACACGCATACATTTCTCGATAAACCAGAACTGGTCACTAACGCCGCTGGAAAAACGGTAATGGTTAACCAGGTAGGCTGCTACGGTATCAATGTAGGCCGCATCGATTTTTATATGAATCAAGGGAACCTTGAAGCTGGTAGTGAGGTTGTTTATGAAATATAA
- a CDS encoding 5'-nucleotidase C-terminal domain-containing protein, with protein MITQLLQGRMRVFVVLAFAKALLLSTSCKTETYTLEKTVYQQEQIDSTEATVSTFERFIAPYKERLDQEMNDPLSFNPAAMYKNDTPLNTRLGNLMAGIVREQATAVVKSRTGNDIDMVLLNHGGIRAGIDAGYVTTRTAYEVMPFDNEIVVAQLQPQQMRELVAYLVERKKAHPIDGLKITMDGDTAIEILLDGKPIAYDRDYYVATSDYLLTGGDNMEFFTKAVASYKTDYKIRNAMIDYFKMTDTLGYKADDRFAQKNTP; from the coding sequence ATGATAACACAGTTGCTACAAGGGCGCATGAGAGTTTTTGTTGTTTTAGCTTTCGCGAAAGCGTTACTACTATCAACATCTTGCAAGACAGAAACTTACACCCTAGAAAAAACAGTCTATCAGCAAGAGCAAATTGACTCCACAGAAGCTACTGTAAGTACTTTCGAGAGATTCATCGCACCTTACAAAGAACGTCTTGATCAGGAAATGAACGACCCGCTAAGTTTCAATCCAGCGGCGATGTATAAAAATGATACGCCGCTCAACACGCGACTAGGAAATTTGATGGCTGGTATCGTGAGAGAACAAGCCACAGCGGTCGTAAAAAGCCGTACGGGTAACGATATAGATATGGTATTACTCAATCATGGTGGAATCCGGGCTGGAATCGATGCAGGATATGTCACGACGCGCACTGCCTATGAAGTTATGCCATTTGATAATGAGATCGTGGTCGCACAATTGCAACCACAACAAATGAGAGAACTAGTTGCCTACCTTGTAGAGAGAAAGAAGGCGCATCCCATCGATGGACTTAAAATAACAATGGATGGTGATACAGCAATTGAAATTTTACTGGATGGCAAACCAATAGCTTATGATCGCGATTACTACGTCGCGACCAGTGATTACCTGCTCACAGGCGGCGACAATATGGAGTTTTTTACTAAGGCTGTTGCCAGCTATAAAACAGATTACAAAATACGCAATGCAATGATTGACTACTTTAAAATGACCGATACTCTAGGCTATAAAGCAGACGATCGCTTCGCTCAAAAAAATACGCCATGA
- a CDS encoding DUF6913 domain-containing protein has protein sequence MIFDVLKHRWLRLEEQKIKQMGRDRSISSMDSAIVLYNTDEVPDLTVLKSWKELLTLKELTPVGFTSDKKAVARPNEVLLDEGAIKWSGGLASDDLKELLSKKFDLQINFLNHTTIMQSYVLHALHSKLKVGFPTQEESHYDIAIDVGMKDVDTFTRELKKYLTIIKN, from the coding sequence ATGATTTTTGACGTATTAAAGCATCGATGGCTGCGCCTTGAGGAGCAAAAAATCAAGCAAATGGGACGTGATCGCAGCATCTCGTCGATGGATAGTGCGATTGTTCTTTACAATACCGATGAGGTGCCGGATTTGACGGTTTTAAAAAGCTGGAAAGAGCTTCTAACTTTGAAAGAGCTCACTCCTGTAGGATTTACTAGCGATAAAAAAGCAGTTGCAAGACCTAATGAGGTGTTGCTTGATGAAGGTGCGATCAAATGGTCAGGCGGCCTGGCGAGTGATGACTTAAAAGAATTGTTGAGTAAAAAATTTGATCTTCAAATCAACTTTTTAAACCATACTACAATTATGCAGTCCTATGTATTACATGCCTTGCACTCAAAATTGAAGGTAGGTTTTCCTACTCAAGAAGAGTCGCATTATGACATTGCAATTGATGTAGGAATGAAGGATGTAGATACTTTTACTCGTGAGTTAAAAAAATATCTAACGATTATAAAAAATTAA